The following are encoded in a window of Sphingobium sp. AP49 genomic DNA:
- a CDS encoding TldD/PmbA family protein encodes MSIFTEAQAKEILTKVVAMSKADECTAQLTGKIQGNIRFARNDVSTAGLTDDIELAVQVAYGKKIGTATINQFDDASLERVVRRAETLANLAPDNPEFMPAVDKQAYKASPTFAQSTADITPEYRAQVASTSISACKSQKLIAAGYLEDNQSFVAIANSKGNFGYQRSTMLDYTCTVRTEDGRGSGWVGTDTQDATRFKADSDIQIAMRKASASSEAKALEPGKYTVILEPMAAAGLIGFMFYFFGAREADEGRSFLSKKGGGNKLGEQVFGPQVNFYTDPWDPVAPCLPWDDDGLARQRVDMVKDGKVTNLNYSRYWASKQGKPAIGQMGNILMTGGTKTTADLVRSTERGVLVTRTWYIRMVDPQTVLLTGLTRDGTFYVENGQIKYPIKNFRFNESPVIMLNNVEELGRPVRVPPDEVSMNIVVPPMKLRDFTFTSLSDAV; translated from the coding sequence ATGAGCATCTTTACCGAAGCGCAGGCCAAGGAAATCCTGACCAAGGTCGTCGCCATGTCAAAGGCCGACGAGTGCACCGCGCAACTGACCGGCAAGATCCAGGGCAATATCCGTTTCGCCCGCAACGACGTGTCGACTGCGGGCCTGACCGACGATATCGAGCTGGCGGTCCAGGTCGCCTATGGCAAGAAGATCGGCACTGCCACCATCAACCAGTTCGACGACGCCTCGCTCGAACGGGTGGTGCGCCGGGCCGAAACGCTGGCCAATCTGGCCCCGGACAATCCGGAATTCATGCCAGCGGTGGACAAGCAGGCCTATAAGGCCAGCCCGACCTTCGCCCAGTCGACCGCTGACATCACGCCGGAATATCGCGCCCAGGTGGCGTCGACCTCGATCAGCGCCTGCAAGTCGCAGAAGCTGATCGCGGCCGGCTATCTGGAGGATAATCAGAGCTTCGTCGCGATCGCCAACAGCAAGGGCAATTTCGGCTATCAGCGCTCGACCATGCTGGATTATACCTGCACCGTGCGGACCGAGGATGGCCGGGGTTCCGGCTGGGTCGGCACCGACACGCAGGACGCCACCCGATTCAAGGCGGACAGCGACATCCAGATCGCCATGCGCAAGGCATCGGCCTCGTCCGAGGCCAAGGCGCTGGAGCCCGGCAAATATACCGTGATCCTGGAACCGATGGCGGCCGCAGGCCTGATCGGCTTCATGTTCTACTTCTTCGGCGCGCGCGAGGCGGACGAGGGCCGCAGCTTCCTGTCGAAGAAGGGCGGCGGCAATAAGCTCGGCGAACAGGTGTTCGGGCCGCAGGTCAATTTCTACACCGACCCGTGGGATCCGGTCGCGCCCTGCCTGCCCTGGGATGATGATGGCCTGGCCCGTCAGCGCGTCGACATGGTCAAGGACGGCAAGGTCACGAACCTCAACTATAGCCGCTACTGGGCGAGCAAGCAGGGCAAGCCTGCGATCGGTCAGATGGGCAATATCCTGATGACCGGCGGCACCAAGACCACCGCCGACCTGGTCCGCTCGACCGAGCGCGGCGTGCTGGTCACCCGCACCTGGTATATCCGCATGGTCGATCCGCAGACCGTGCTGCTGACCGGCCTGACCCGCGACGGCACCTTCTATGTCGAGAACGGCCAGATCAAATATCCGATCAAGAATTTCCGGTTTAACGAGAGCCCGGTGATCATGCTCAACAATGTCGAAGAGCTGGGTCGCCCGGTCCGGGTGCCGCCGGACGAAGTGTCGATGAACATCGTCGTGCCGCCGATGAAGCTGCGCGACTTCACCTTCACCTCGCTCTCGGACGCGGTGTGA
- a CDS encoding MoxR family ATPase produces the protein MTDISEAEIQQKLARLGELRAAIGQAIVGQGAVVEQLLIGLLAGGHCLLEGVPGLGKTLLVRSLGEALKLDFRRVQFTPDLMPSDILGTELLEEDHGTGHRSFRFQKGPVFTNLLLADELNRTPPKTQAALLEAMQERTVSYGGTTYQLPSPFFVLATQNPLEQAGTYPLPDAQLDRFLLHIRVDYPTEQEEHDILAQTTGAKPGAVPAVMQGEEVLALQKLVRDVHFGEDLLRWVTRIVRASRPGEGTPEEIRKYVKWGAGPRAGQSLILAAKARALLQGRLAATREDIVALAGPVMRHRLLLSFAAEAEGKSADDVVAALVRAVPLA, from the coding sequence ATGACCGATATCAGCGAAGCGGAAATCCAGCAGAAACTGGCGCGCCTGGGCGAATTGCGCGCGGCGATCGGCCAGGCGATCGTGGGGCAGGGGGCGGTGGTCGAACAGTTGCTGATCGGCCTGCTCGCCGGCGGTCATTGCCTGCTCGAAGGGGTGCCGGGCCTTGGCAAGACCTTGCTGGTCCGCTCGCTCGGTGAAGCGCTCAAGCTCGACTTCCGCCGGGTCCAGTTCACCCCCGACCTGATGCCCAGCGACATTCTCGGCACCGAATTGCTGGAGGAGGATCATGGCACCGGCCATCGCAGCTTCCGATTCCAGAAAGGCCCGGTCTTCACCAACCTGCTGCTCGCCGACGAACTCAACCGCACCCCGCCCAAGACGCAGGCGGCGCTGCTGGAGGCGATGCAGGAACGCACCGTTAGCTATGGCGGCACCACCTATCAGCTTCCCTCACCCTTCTTCGTGCTGGCGACGCAGAACCCGCTGGAACAGGCCGGCACCTATCCGCTGCCCGATGCACAGCTCGACCGCTTCCTCCTCCATATCCGCGTCGATTATCCGACCGAGCAGGAGGAGCATGACATTCTCGCCCAGACCACTGGCGCCAAGCCCGGCGCGGTGCCGGCAGTGATGCAGGGCGAGGAGGTGCTGGCGCTGCAGAAGCTGGTGCGCGACGTGCATTTCGGCGAGGATCTGCTGCGCTGGGTGACGCGCATCGTACGCGCCAGCCGTCCCGGCGAGGGCACGCCGGAGGAAATCCGCAAATATGTGAAATGGGGCGCCGGCCCACGCGCCGGCCAGTCGCTGATCCTGGCGGCCAAGGCGCGCGCGCTGCTCCAGGGCCGTCTGGCGGCCACGCGTGAGGATATCGTCGCGCTGGCCGGGCCGGTGATGCGCCATCGCCTGCTGCTGTCCTTCGCCGCCGAGGCGGAAGGGAAGAGTGCCGACGATGTGGTCGCCGCGCTGGTGCGCGCTGTGCCGCTCGCCTGA
- a CDS encoding BatA domain-containing protein yields MTPALLLPAALAGLLALLIPLAIHIARRSEQLPTDFAALRWLRQKPKPRSRLRFDEWLLLALRLALLALVVLWLAHPVLFGAASKQPYVALTPGVDPAAVDDKTLADGRAHWLVPGYPRVEPGKPITTDAIPLGSLVRQLDAELPQGAPLTIIVPQILQGADAERPRLSRKVDWRIVPGAMPAGKPVAVQPPSIAIRADAGHAAGLRYLNAAALAWQPAGKSAGIDSGPLTAPLPSSDKILFWMSAGTLPEALQRWIAQGGQAIVPSDALLPQGTTPAPLWQDDLARPLVEAMPIGKGRLLRFTRPLQPAQMPQVLEADFPARLRALIQPPSVAPQRAEAAAYAPLTGGRTYPQPPADLRPWLALLIAALLLAERWFATSRKRAIAP; encoded by the coding sequence ATGACGCCTGCCTTGCTGCTCCCCGCCGCGCTGGCCGGCCTGCTGGCGCTGCTGATCCCGCTCGCGATCCATATCGCCCGGCGCAGCGAGCAACTGCCGACCGATTTCGCTGCGCTGCGCTGGCTGCGGCAGAAGCCCAAGCCACGGTCCCGCCTCCGTTTCGACGAATGGCTGCTGCTCGCCCTGCGCCTCGCGCTGTTGGCGCTGGTCGTGCTGTGGCTGGCCCATCCGGTGCTGTTCGGCGCCGCCAGCAAGCAGCCCTATGTCGCGCTGACGCCCGGCGTCGATCCGGCGGCGGTGGACGACAAGACGTTGGCCGATGGCAGGGCGCATTGGCTGGTGCCCGGCTATCCCCGCGTCGAACCGGGCAAGCCGATCACGACCGACGCCATCCCGCTAGGCAGTCTGGTGCGCCAGCTTGACGCGGAACTGCCGCAGGGCGCGCCGCTGACCATCATCGTACCGCAGATCCTCCAGGGCGCCGATGCGGAGCGGCCGCGCCTGTCGCGCAAGGTCGACTGGCGCATCGTCCCCGGCGCGATGCCGGCGGGCAAGCCGGTGGCGGTACAGCCGCCGTCGATCGCGATCCGCGCCGACGCGGGTCATGCCGCCGGGCTGCGGTACCTCAATGCCGCAGCGCTTGCCTGGCAGCCCGCGGGCAAGTCGGCCGGTATCGACAGCGGCCCACTGACCGCGCCATTGCCTTCATCTGACAAGATCTTGTTCTGGATGAGCGCCGGCACTTTGCCTGAAGCGCTGCAACGCTGGATCGCGCAGGGCGGGCAGGCGATCGTCCCATCCGATGCGCTGCTGCCCCAGGGCACGACCCCCGCGCCCCTGTGGCAGGATGATCTTGCCCGGCCGCTGGTGGAGGCGATGCCGATCGGCAAGGGCCGCCTGCTCCGCTTCACCCGCCCGTTGCAGCCGGCACAGATGCCGCAAGTGCTGGAGGCGGATTTCCCTGCCCGCCTGCGCGCGCTGATCCAGCCGCCAAGCGTCGCGCCGCAACGCGCCGAAGCTGCCGCCTATGCGCCGCTGACTGGCGGACGTACCTATCCCCAACCGCCGGCCGACCTGCGCCCCTGGTTGGCGCTGCTGATCGCCGCGCTGCTGCTCGCCGAACGCTGGTTTGCCACCAGCCGCAAACGGGCGATCGCGCCATGA
- a CDS encoding DUF4175 family protein, whose protein sequence is MSADALLSTWLTPSRRRVRFDMLLRGLPILLLASALVWRFAGRVPAVILLLIGAGLLGALIVRRARRFDQAWLVRRLDASRPDLEDSSGLLFADPQALGSLQRLQRSRLDQRLGQGMPEELAPDWSRRMIIALWVVALLGIAALLLWPRGSDKPVVLAPAAEGITAKPGIPRLVAQNLRIIPPAYTGLPLRDEAKLDARAPLGSRLEWTFRFDPQASTPALLPLGGAGVALRRDGEHWIASRTLDASFLYRVDPASGRGPLPPLHRIDGVADALPQVKLIAPAASLNMVTPGQRSWTPVFAATDDYGVAATARLRITLAIGEGENIRFTEREIAVSGTGPARDRRFAPRLDFGALGFSAGGDMVVQIIVRDNRAPSPQEVRGPSVILRWPAPKAPESAGLQGMVNTTLPAYFRSQRQIIIDIEALLKRKRSLSADKYLSQSNGIGNDQKILRGRYSQFLGGESEGEPSPPTADADGHGEGDGHDHGPPVAAPNVFGEKEDVLAEFGHPHDESPASSLDPETRAILKQAVDEMWQSEMQLKQGRPDLALPFAYKALRFIKDVQQATRIFLSRVGPELPPIDPARRMTGKREGIADHFEPLVAVQGDDGPAAAAWRGLAQGPVPLDALEGWARANAARLPDPLALSGAIDAVRREPACASCRDKLRAQLWMAMERPQGGVARRRPADAAGTRYLGAIGGRP, encoded by the coding sequence ATGAGTGCCGACGCGCTGCTCTCCACCTGGCTGACGCCGAGCCGCCGGCGCGTGCGGTTCGACATGCTGCTGCGCGGTCTGCCGATCCTGCTGCTGGCGAGCGCGCTCGTCTGGCGCTTCGCCGGACGAGTGCCGGCGGTGATCCTGCTGCTGATCGGCGCCGGTCTGCTCGGCGCTCTCATCGTCCGTCGTGCTCGGCGTTTCGATCAGGCCTGGCTGGTCCGCCGCCTCGATGCCAGCCGCCCCGATCTGGAAGATAGCAGCGGGCTTCTCTTCGCCGATCCGCAGGCGCTCGGGTCGCTGCAACGGCTGCAACGATCCCGCCTTGACCAGCGGCTGGGGCAGGGCATGCCGGAGGAACTGGCGCCGGACTGGTCGCGCCGCATGATTATCGCGCTCTGGGTCGTGGCCCTGCTCGGCATCGCCGCCCTCCTGCTTTGGCCGCGCGGCAGCGACAAACCCGTCGTGCTGGCCCCCGCCGCCGAAGGCATTACCGCAAAGCCCGGCATCCCGCGCCTGGTCGCGCAAAATCTGCGCATCATCCCGCCCGCCTACACCGGCCTGCCGCTCCGCGACGAGGCCAAGCTCGATGCGCGCGCGCCGCTGGGATCACGCCTCGAATGGACCTTCCGCTTCGATCCGCAGGCGAGTACGCCGGCGCTGCTGCCGCTTGGCGGCGCGGGCGTGGCGCTGCGTCGCGATGGCGAGCACTGGATCGCCAGCCGCACGCTCGACGCCTCCTTCCTCTACCGGGTCGACCCGGCATCCGGGCGCGGCCCGCTGCCGCCGCTGCACCGGATCGACGGCGTCGCCGATGCGCTGCCGCAGGTGAAGCTGATCGCGCCCGCCGCCAGCCTTAATATGGTGACACCGGGTCAGCGTAGCTGGACGCCCGTTTTCGCCGCGACCGACGATTATGGCGTCGCCGCCACCGCCCGGCTGCGCATCACCCTGGCGATCGGCGAGGGCGAGAATATCCGCTTCACCGAGCGCGAGATCGCGGTGTCCGGCACCGGCCCGGCGCGCGACCGGCGCTTCGCCCCGCGCCTCGATTTCGGCGCACTCGGCTTTTCGGCCGGCGGCGACATGGTGGTGCAGATCATCGTGCGCGACAATCGCGCGCCATCGCCACAGGAGGTGCGCGGCCCCAGCGTCATCCTGCGCTGGCCCGCGCCCAAGGCCCCGGAAAGCGCCGGCCTGCAGGGCATGGTCAACACCACCCTGCCGGCCTATTTCCGCAGTCAGCGCCAGATCATCATCGATATCGAGGCGCTGCTGAAGCGCAAGCGCAGCCTGTCGGCCGACAAATATCTGTCGCAATCCAACGGCATCGGCAACGACCAGAAAATCTTGCGCGGCCGCTACAGCCAGTTTCTGGGCGGCGAGAGCGAAGGCGAACCCAGCCCGCCGACCGCCGATGCGGATGGCCATGGCGAGGGCGACGGCCATGACCATGGCCCGCCGGTCGCGGCCCCCAATGTCTTTGGCGAGAAGGAAGATGTGCTTGCCGAGTTCGGCCATCCGCACGATGAATCGCCCGCCTCCAGCCTGGACCCGGAAACCCGCGCGATCCTGAAACAGGCGGTGGACGAGATGTGGCAGTCGGAAATGCAGTTGAAGCAGGGCCGGCCGGATCTGGCTTTGCCCTTCGCTTACAAGGCGTTGCGCTTCATCAAGGACGTGCAGCAGGCGACCCGCATCTTCCTGTCGCGTGTCGGGCCGGAACTGCCGCCGATCGACCCCGCCCGCCGCATGACCGGCAAGCGCGAGGGGATAGCGGACCATTTCGAGCCGCTGGTCGCGGTACAGGGCGATGACGGCCCGGCTGCCGCCGCCTGGCGCGGCTTGGCGCAGGGACCGGTGCCGCTCGACGCGCTGGAGGGATGGGCGCGGGCCAACGCCGCACGCCTGCCCGATCCACTGGCACTGAGCGGCGCGATCGACGCGGTCCGGCGAGAGCCTGCCTGCGCATCCTGCCGCGACAAGCTGCGCGCGCAATTGTGGATGGCTATGGAGCGGCCGCAGGGTGGCGTGGCGCGGCGGCGCCCGGCCGACGCTGCCGGCACGCGCTATCTCGGTGCGATCGGGGGACGGCCATGA
- a CDS encoding DUF58 domain-containing protein, whose protein sequence is MADFIPPDVRSRLKSLRLLTRRAVGSHGLGLHQSHSRGAGLEFAQYRAYEPGDELRQIDWKLYARSDKFFVREAERESPVAVWIVMDASASMGQADAIRPDYSRLDAAKGIAASIAELAMQQGDRFGWMALSDTGLRLLPPATGLRQRDRLLLDLLPVQPAGGFPDDAQLAPLWERIGAHDLVILLSDCFESGAIELVEKLAAAGREVLVVEMLTVSERDFPFDGGYRFRDPETGEELLGDGAALRAEFLRRFGEARAELHARLDAVGIRRATHVLDEPIDLPLRRLFGAHDAAEYS, encoded by the coding sequence ATGGCCGATTTCATTCCCCCAGACGTGCGCAGCCGGCTGAAAAGCCTGCGCCTGCTCACGCGCCGGGCGGTGGGATCGCATGGCCTTGGCCTGCACCAGAGCCACAGCCGGGGCGCCGGCCTCGAATTTGCGCAATATCGCGCCTATGAACCGGGCGACGAGCTGCGCCAGATCGACTGGAAACTCTATGCCCGGTCGGACAAATTCTTCGTCCGCGAGGCGGAACGGGAAAGCCCGGTCGCGGTCTGGATCGTGATGGATGCCAGCGCGTCGATGGGGCAGGCGGACGCGATCCGGCCCGATTATAGCCGGCTCGACGCGGCCAAGGGGATCGCCGCCAGCATCGCCGAACTGGCGATGCAGCAGGGCGATCGCTTCGGCTGGATGGCGCTCTCCGACACAGGGCTGCGCCTGTTGCCGCCCGCCACCGGCCTGCGCCAGCGCGACCGGCTGCTGCTCGATCTGTTGCCGGTGCAGCCGGCGGGCGGCTTTCCAGACGATGCGCAACTGGCGCCGCTGTGGGAACGGATCGGTGCCCATGATCTGGTCATCCTGCTGAGCGACTGTTTCGAGTCCGGCGCGATCGAGCTGGTCGAGAAGCTGGCGGCCGCCGGGCGCGAGGTTCTGGTGGTCGAGATGCTGACCGTGAGCGAACGCGATTTCCCGTTCGACGGCGGCTATCGCTTTCGCGATCCGGAGACGGGCGAGGAACTGCTGGGCGATGGCGCCGCGCTGCGCGCCGAATTTCTGCGCCGCTTTGGTGAGGCGCGCGCGGAGCTGCATGCGCGGCTCGATGCGGTCGGCATCCGCCGCGCGACCCATGTGCTGGACGAGCCGATCGACCTGCCGCTGCGCCGCCTGTTCGGTGCCCATGACGCGGCCGAATATTCATGA
- a CDS encoding DUF4159 domain-containing protein, protein MTRGEFLRLMAGGLAGAMLARPLAAAGGYDFWFTRLRYDSGDWDVDQRMPSNLITSLIDYTTLRVDPKEHVIALSDPKMLTAPFCYMAGHKLVEFSEAERRNFERYVRNGGFVLVDDCNHDIDGLFARSFEAQMAKIFGPKGLKTLPKTHPVYRSFFKFDGPPNTGLELNGWGDDLVHDYLKGIEVNGRLGVLYSNKDYGCEWDYDWRNKRFLAEDNTRFAVNIVMYALSS, encoded by the coding sequence ATGACGCGCGGGGAATTTCTCCGCCTGATGGCAGGCGGCCTTGCCGGCGCAATGCTGGCAAGGCCGCTCGCTGCGGCAGGAGGCTATGATTTCTGGTTCACGCGGCTGCGCTATGACTCGGGCGACTGGGACGTCGACCAGCGCATGCCGTCCAACCTCATCACCTCGCTGATCGATTATACGACGCTGCGGGTCGATCCGAAGGAGCATGTCATTGCCCTTTCGGACCCGAAGATGCTGACCGCGCCTTTCTGCTACATGGCGGGGCACAAGCTGGTCGAATTTTCGGAGGCCGAGCGGCGCAATTTCGAGCGCTATGTCCGCAATGGCGGCTTCGTCCTGGTGGATGATTGCAACCATGACATAGACGGCCTGTTCGCCCGCTCGTTCGAGGCGCAGATGGCCAAGATTTTCGGCCCCAAGGGCTTGAAGACGCTGCCCAAGACCCATCCGGTCTATCGCAGCTTCTTCAAATTCGACGGGCCGCCCAATACCGGGCTGGAACTGAACGGCTGGGGCGACGATCTGGTCCATGATTATCTCAAGGGCATAGAGGTCAATGGCCGCCTGGGCGTTCTCTACAGCAACAAGGATTATGGCTGCGAGTGGGACTATGACTGGCGCAACAAGCGCTTCCTGGCCGAGGACAATACCAGGTTCGCGGTCAATATCGTGATGTACGCGCTGTCGTCGTGA